A window of Natrinema versiforme contains these coding sequences:
- the icd gene encoding isocitrate dehydrogenase (NADP(+)), producing the protein MSYDKIEVPDEGEQITLKAGTENELEVPDNPIIPIIYGDGVGSDVGPAAQTVLEAAAEATGRDINWMRVYAGESAREKYDENLPEETVEAIKEHRVAIKGPLTTPVGAGFRSLNVALRKKLDLYANVRPTYHLDGVPSPVKNPGEMDMVTFRENTEDVYAGIEWEEGTDDVQQVKEFVEDEMGDDDVIHDGPVGIGVKPITEFGTKRLVRRAIDYALEHDRDSVTLVHKGNIMKFTEGQFRDWGYEVAEEEYGDEVITEDTLWEEKDGEADEDTLVVNDRIADNMLQQLLTRTDNYDVIATMNLNGDYMSDAAGAQIGGLGIAPGSNFGDGLLLAEPVHGSAPKYEGQDKVNPTAMILSGRMMLDYLGWDDAADLVRDAVEETISSGKVTYDLERNLEDAEKLSTSEYAEEVVNNIEKLS; encoded by the coding sequence ATGAGCTACGACAAGATCGAGGTCCCCGACGAGGGGGAGCAGATCACGCTGAAAGCGGGTACCGAGAACGAACTCGAGGTGCCTGACAACCCGATTATTCCGATTATTTACGGCGACGGCGTCGGGAGCGATGTCGGTCCCGCCGCACAGACGGTTCTGGAGGCTGCCGCGGAGGCGACCGGCCGCGACATCAACTGGATGCGAGTCTACGCCGGCGAGTCCGCACGGGAGAAGTACGACGAGAACCTGCCCGAGGAGACCGTCGAGGCGATCAAGGAACACCGCGTCGCGATCAAGGGTCCGCTGACGACCCCCGTCGGTGCCGGTTTCCGATCGCTGAACGTCGCGCTGCGAAAGAAGCTCGACCTCTACGCGAACGTCCGACCGACCTACCACCTCGACGGCGTCCCGTCGCCGGTCAAAAACCCCGGCGAGATGGACATGGTCACCTTCCGAGAGAACACGGAAGATGTCTACGCCGGCATCGAGTGGGAGGAAGGCACCGACGACGTCCAGCAGGTCAAGGAGTTCGTCGAAGACGAGATGGGCGACGACGACGTCATCCACGACGGCCCCGTCGGCATCGGCGTCAAGCCGATCACGGAGTTCGGAACGAAGCGACTCGTCCGCCGCGCCATCGACTACGCTCTCGAGCACGACCGCGATTCCGTCACGCTGGTCCACAAGGGGAACATCATGAAGTTCACCGAAGGCCAGTTCCGCGACTGGGGCTACGAGGTCGCCGAAGAGGAGTACGGCGACGAAGTCATCACCGAGGACACCCTCTGGGAGGAGAAAGACGGCGAAGCCGACGAGGACACCCTCGTCGTCAACGACCGCATCGCCGACAACATGCTCCAGCAGCTGCTGACCCGAACGGACAACTACGACGTCATTGCGACGATGAACCTCAACGGTGACTACATGTCCGACGCCGCCGGCGCACAGATCGGCGGCCTCGGCATCGCCCCCGGTTCGAACTTCGGCGACGGCCTCCTGCTGGCCGAGCCCGTCCACGGCTCCGCACCCAAGTACGAGGGCCAGGACAAGGTCAACCCGACCGCGATGATCCTCTCGGGCCGCATGATGCTCGATTACCTCGGCTGGGACGACGCCGCCGACCTCGTCCGCGACGCCGTCGAGGAGACCATCTCCTCCGGCAAGGTTACCTACGACCTCGAGCGCAACCTCGAGGACGCCGAGAAGCTCTCGACGAGCGAGTACGCCGAGGAAGTCGTCAACAATATCGAGAAACTCTCGTAG
- a CDS encoding helix-turn-helix domain-containing protein translates to MSDGSDHPRPCPRLEQDGELGCHPRRVVDLLADDDARAMYLYAEEPETVSEISEAVELPQSTAYRKVENLREAGLLSRLNDRSRTGTPAHYVQAMDHVSVTYDDPLRIECECNGRPLYCEP, encoded by the coding sequence ATGAGCGACGGATCCGATCACCCGCGCCCGTGTCCGCGGCTGGAACAGGACGGCGAGCTGGGGTGTCACCCTCGCCGCGTCGTGGATCTGCTCGCCGATGACGACGCCCGAGCGATGTATCTGTACGCCGAGGAGCCGGAGACGGTCAGCGAGATCTCCGAGGCGGTTGAGCTCCCGCAGTCGACGGCCTACAGAAAAGTCGAGAACCTCCGGGAGGCCGGACTCCTCTCCCGGCTCAACGATCGCTCGCGGACCGGGACTCCGGCACATTACGTCCAGGCCATGGATCACGTATCTGTGACCTACGACGATCCGCTGCGGATCGAATGCGAGTGCAACGGCCGCCCGCTGTACTGTGAGCCCTAA
- a CDS encoding HIT domain-containing protein, translating into MEQVFAPWRIEWIRRDEGNPDIEDCVFCELPELDDDRENLIVARGEHAFVMLNNYPYNPGHVMVIPHTHTGDYTALDDDVLLDHARLKQRTFDALEAALEPDGFNAGLNLGDGAGGSIDDHLHTHVVPRWQGDTNFMPVLSDTTVIVEALEATYDHVHEAFAAQDGATVPDEDGAVVFE; encoded by the coding sequence ATGGAACAGGTGTTCGCACCGTGGCGCATCGAGTGGATCCGACGCGACGAGGGAAACCCCGACATCGAGGACTGCGTCTTCTGTGAACTGCCCGAGCTGGACGACGACCGGGAGAACCTGATCGTCGCGCGGGGCGAACACGCGTTCGTCATGCTGAACAACTACCCGTATAACCCGGGGCACGTGATGGTGATTCCGCACACCCACACCGGCGACTACACGGCACTCGACGACGACGTCTTACTCGATCACGCCCGGTTGAAACAGCGCACGTTCGACGCGCTCGAGGCCGCCCTCGAGCCGGACGGCTTCAACGCCGGCTTGAACCTCGGTGACGGGGCCGGCGGCTCGATCGACGACCACCTCCACACCCACGTCGTCCCGCGGTGGCAGGGCGACACCAACTTCATGCCCGTCCTCAGCGACACGACCGTGATCGTCGAGGCCCTCGAGGCGACCTACGATCACGTCCACGAGGCCTTCGCCGCCCAAGACGGCGCGACGGTTCCCGACGAGGACGGCGCGGTCGTGTTCGAGTAG
- the map gene encoding type II methionyl aminopeptidase gives MAESEVDLESEQYEKHREAGAILAQVRDETAERVEVGASHLEVAEWAEDRIRELGGQPAFPVNISIDEEAAHATPSIGDETTFGEEMVNLDIGVHVDGWLADTAITVDLSGNPELAEASEQALEAAVDIIEPGIGTGEIGAAIEDVIDGYGYNPVVNLTGHGLGHWEQHTSPNIPNRAVSQGTTLEVGDVVAIEPFATDGGGKVTEGASEEIFSLEREGSVRNRQARDALEQITEEFRTLPFATRWLETDRAEMALRRLKRNDIVHGYPVLKEDDGFLVSQKEHTIIVTEDGCEVTTER, from the coding sequence ATGGCCGAATCCGAGGTGGACCTCGAGTCCGAGCAGTACGAGAAGCATCGCGAAGCGGGGGCAATCCTCGCGCAGGTACGCGACGAGACCGCCGAGCGCGTCGAGGTCGGCGCGAGCCACCTCGAGGTCGCCGAGTGGGCCGAGGATCGCATTCGGGAACTCGGCGGCCAGCCCGCGTTCCCCGTCAACATCTCCATCGACGAGGAGGCGGCCCACGCGACGCCCTCGATCGGCGACGAGACGACCTTCGGCGAGGAGATGGTCAACTTAGACATCGGCGTCCACGTCGACGGCTGGTTGGCCGACACCGCGATCACCGTCGACCTCTCGGGTAACCCCGAACTGGCGGAGGCCTCCGAACAGGCCCTCGAGGCCGCGGTCGATATCATCGAGCCCGGGATCGGCACCGGCGAGATCGGCGCGGCAATCGAGGACGTCATCGACGGCTACGGCTACAACCCCGTAGTCAACCTCACCGGTCACGGACTGGGCCACTGGGAGCAACACACCAGCCCGAACATTCCCAACCGAGCCGTCTCGCAGGGGACGACCCTCGAGGTCGGCGATGTCGTCGCGATCGAGCCGTTCGCGACCGACGGCGGCGGCAAGGTCACTGAAGGGGCGAGCGAGGAGATCTTCTCGCTCGAGCGTGAGGGGAGCGTTCGCAACCGGCAGGCCCGCGACGCCTTGGAACAGATCACCGAGGAGTTCCGTACGCTGCCCTTTGCGACGCGCTGGCTCGAGACCGACCGCGCGGAGATGGCGCTGCGCCGACTCAAGCGCAACGACATCGTCCACGGCTATCCCGTGCTCAAGGAAGACGACGGCTTCCTCGTCAGTCAGAAAGAGCACACGATCATCGTCACCGAGGACGGTTGTGAAGTGACGACCGAGCGGTAA
- a CDS encoding HAMP domain-containing sensor histidine kinase yields MSVDPHSGASDPAGSDSELGSDTRFRFEPTQFRWAWFAAGVFVLASIGWMHLSIGGPRGTLLFSNLVLTTSAATAAVALGLLAHQSESPNALGWGLTAVGTGLFAAGEFAWMCYELWLGGVPFPGVPDLFYLSDYCFLAAGLLVIAASQHRLGSLLRITLDGLLVAIALLAINWQFVLEPMLTESAAGGATLWVSAAYPTLDIVLGSIAFIVAAHARGPRRVPITLLAAGNLVWAFGDSAFAYLSITGGYVYSELDMIWLAGNLIVMLAALHPAAATPPPEVDRRRYAFRETVAPYAPFLLAMAVTGYAASTASLDPVGLALGVLVLLALVARQSYVFFDAAALSRRLERSEAVLSRRNEELLLLNRIVRHDIRNDMAVVLGWGEELNDRLDDDERAMLERMLDTTRHTVELTETLQAFTELWDTDGDRDTEPTPLETTLTETIERRREAYPDADFAVDGSVPAVTVRANSLLSTVFRNLLNNAVQHNDAAEPRVTIAAASGPETVTIRVSDNGPGIPPARRDAAFGRGEKGLESEGSGVGLYLVDTLVSQYGGDVRIESNERGGAVFVVELQRHSG; encoded by the coding sequence ATGAGCGTCGACCCACACTCCGGAGCGTCCGATCCCGCAGGCTCCGATTCGGAACTCGGGTCGGACACGCGGTTCCGGTTCGAACCGACGCAGTTCCGGTGGGCGTGGTTCGCCGCGGGAGTGTTCGTCCTCGCGTCGATCGGCTGGATGCACCTATCGATCGGCGGCCCCCGGGGGACCCTCCTCTTTTCGAATCTCGTCCTCACCACCAGTGCGGCTACGGCCGCCGTCGCGCTGGGATTGCTGGCCCACCAGAGCGAGTCGCCGAACGCGCTCGGCTGGGGGCTCACCGCGGTCGGTACCGGCCTGTTCGCGGCCGGCGAGTTCGCGTGGATGTGTTACGAACTGTGGCTGGGCGGCGTTCCGTTTCCCGGCGTGCCGGATCTCTTCTATCTCAGCGACTATTGCTTCCTCGCGGCCGGACTGTTAGTGATCGCTGCGTCCCAGCACCGTCTGGGATCGCTCCTTCGCATCACCCTCGACGGACTCCTCGTCGCGATCGCGTTGCTCGCGATCAACTGGCAGTTCGTGCTCGAGCCGATGCTGACGGAGAGCGCCGCCGGCGGCGCGACACTCTGGGTGTCCGCGGCGTACCCGACGCTCGATATCGTCCTCGGATCGATCGCGTTCATCGTCGCGGCCCACGCGCGCGGTCCGCGGCGCGTCCCGATCACGCTCCTCGCCGCGGGCAATCTCGTCTGGGCGTTCGGCGACAGCGCGTTCGCGTACCTGTCGATCACGGGCGGATATGTCTACAGCGAACTCGACATGATCTGGCTCGCCGGCAATCTGATCGTCATGCTCGCCGCGCTCCATCCGGCGGCCGCGACGCCCCCGCCCGAAGTCGATCGCCGCCGGTACGCGTTCCGGGAGACGGTCGCCCCCTACGCACCCTTCCTGCTCGCGATGGCTGTCACGGGCTACGCTGCCTCGACCGCCTCCCTCGACCCGGTCGGACTCGCCCTCGGCGTGCTCGTGTTGCTCGCGCTCGTCGCCCGCCAGTCGTACGTCTTCTTCGATGCGGCAGCGTTGAGCCGTCGCCTCGAGCGAAGCGAGGCGGTGCTGTCCCGCCGCAACGAGGAACTGTTGCTCCTGAATCGGATCGTCCGTCACGACATCCGCAACGACATGGCGGTCGTCCTCGGCTGGGGCGAGGAACTGAACGACCGTCTCGACGATGACGAACGCGCGATGCTCGAGCGGATGCTAGATACGACACGGCACACGGTCGAACTCACCGAGACGTTGCAAGCGTTCACCGAACTCTGGGACACCGACGGCGACCGCGACACGGAACCGACCCCGCTCGAGACGACGCTCACGGAGACGATCGAGCGGCGACGCGAGGCGTATCCGGACGCCGACTTCGCCGTCGACGGCTCCGTCCCGGCGGTCACCGTCCGTGCGAACTCGCTCCTGTCGACCGTGTTCAGGAACCTCTTGAACAACGCGGTCCAGCACAACGACGCGGCCGAGCCACGCGTGACGATCGCCGCGGCGAGCGGCCCGGAGACGGTGACCATCCGCGTTTCGGACAACGGGCCGGGAATCCCGCCCGCCCGTCGCGACGCCGCCTTTGGCCGCGGCGAGAAGGGGCTCGAGAGCGAGGGATCGGGCGTCGGCCTCTACCTCGTCGATACCCTCGTCTCGCAGTACGGCGGCGACGTGCGGATCGAATCGAACGAGCGAGGCGGGGCCGTGTTCGTCGTCGAACTGCAACGCCATTCCGGATGA